In one Tripterygium wilfordii isolate XIE 37 chromosome 22, ASM1340144v1, whole genome shotgun sequence genomic region, the following are encoded:
- the LOC119991704 gene encoding transcription initiation factor TFIID subunit 9-like, whose amino-acid sequence MAEGEDLPRDAKIVKSLLQSMGVEDYEPHVIHQFLELWYRYVVDVLTDSQVYSEHAGKAAIDCDDVKLAIQSRVNFSFSQPPPREVLLELARNRNKIPLPKTLAGPGIPLPPEKDTLISQNYQLAFPKKESTQAAEEMEDEESGDPNPIQEQNTDVPKQRVSFPLAKHPK is encoded by the exons ATGGCGGAAGGAGAAGATTTGCCTAGAGATGCAAAGATTGTAAAATCCCTTCTGCAGTCGATGGGGGTTGAGGACTATGAGCCACATGTAATACACCAGTTTCTGGAGCTGTGGTATCGTTATGTTGTTGACGTCCTGACAGATTCCCAAGTGTACTCAGAGCATGCTGGCAAGGCCGCTATTGATTGCGATGATGTCAAGCTTGCTATTCAATCTAGAGTCAATTTCAGCTTCTCGCAACCCCCACCTAGGGAG GTTCTACTGGAGCTGGCAAGAAATAGGAATAAAATCCCATTACCAAAGACACTAGCAGGGCCTGGTATTCCACTCCCACCTGAAAAGGATACATTGATCAGCCAAAACTATCAACTTGCTTTTCCAAAGAAGGAATCGACCCAGGCAGCAGAAGAAATGGAGGATGAGGAAAGTGGTGATCCTAACCCCATCCAGGAACAGAATACAGACGTGCCTAAACAAAGAGTATCATTTCCCCTTGCGAAACATCCAAAGTGA